One stretch of Tenacibaculum sp. MAR_2010_89 DNA includes these proteins:
- a CDS encoding amino acid adenylation domain-containing protein, translated as MQYSFNSNRRLEEHFKVNAKKFPKKVAISCKGVDLTYEELDQKSDLIANLVMKNLKEDTQYVGLLMNRGLEMVISILGILKAGVAYIPIDPVNNPTERIKLCLSEVNLNLLITDRVIDIKNVKTLLVEKDILNEQIELSRQEIIPVKKSEIAYAIFTSGTTGIPKAVPIIHENVLNMFHNSQEIFEFSKDDVWALFHSIAFDFSVWEIWGTLLYGAKLEIVPFAVAKNTARFRRFLMEKKISVLNQTTGAFYSLIKADQNKETKIDSLRCLIFGGEKLDVHLLKPWVDRYSSTASKLITVYGTTETTIFTTFKYIGHNDIIDNKLSPIGEPIPGSDIILVGKGNEIATEGEIYISGERLSEGYLNRTELNETKFISKTILGETVKYYRTGDLAFEKNGEYYFLGRVDSQVKFNGYRIELEGIESVVMSHPKIMRSIVSVDKTLSHPRLISFLEPIDNLSIEDEDNIIDEVKSLTESLLPFYMVPSEFMFIDKIPLTVNGKIDHKELSELSKTY; from the coding sequence ATGCAATATTCTTTTAACTCAAATAGAAGACTTGAAGAGCATTTCAAAGTAAATGCAAAAAAGTTTCCCAAAAAAGTTGCAATTTCATGTAAAGGTGTTGATTTAACTTATGAAGAGTTGGATCAAAAATCAGATTTGATAGCCAATTTGGTAATGAAGAATCTAAAGGAAGACACTCAATATGTGGGCTTGTTAATGAATAGAGGCTTGGAAATGGTAATCTCTATTTTAGGTATTCTTAAAGCAGGAGTAGCTTATATCCCTATCGATCCAGTAAATAACCCAACAGAAAGAATTAAACTTTGTTTATCAGAAGTAAATTTAAATCTATTAATTACAGATAGAGTAATAGATATAAAGAATGTAAAAACTTTACTTGTAGAAAAAGATATTCTTAATGAGCAAATTGAATTATCTAGACAGGAAATTATTCCTGTTAAAAAATCGGAAATTGCTTATGCTATTTTTACTTCAGGAACTACTGGAATTCCTAAAGCTGTTCCAATAATACATGAAAATGTATTGAATATGTTTCATAATTCACAAGAAATTTTTGAGTTTTCTAAAGATGATGTATGGGCTTTATTTCATTCAATAGCTTTTGATTTTTCAGTGTGGGAAATTTGGGGAACATTACTTTATGGGGCAAAGTTAGAAATTGTACCGTTTGCAGTAGCTAAAAATACAGCACGCTTTCGCCGTTTCCTAATGGAAAAAAAGATATCAGTTTTAAATCAGACAACAGGTGCTTTTTATAGTTTAATAAAAGCAGATCAAAATAAAGAAACTAAAATTGATTCTTTAAGGTGTTTGATTTTTGGAGGTGAGAAACTTGATGTTCATTTACTAAAACCATGGGTTGATAGGTATTCTTCTACAGCTTCAAAACTAATTACGGTATATGGTACAACAGAGACTACAATTTTTACAACTTTTAAATATATAGGTCATAACGATATTATAGATAATAAGTTAAGTCCAATAGGAGAGCCTATTCCAGGGTCGGATATTATTTTAGTTGGAAAAGGAAACGAAATAGCTACTGAAGGTGAAATATACATATCAGGAGAAAGATTATCAGAAGGTTATTTGAATAGAACGGAATTAAATGAAACTAAATTTATTTCAAAAACCATATTAGGTGAAACTGTTAAGTATTACAGAACAGGTGATTTAGCTTTTGAAAAGAATGGAGAGTATTATTTTCTTGGAAGAGTTGATAGTCAAGTGAAGTTTAATGGGTATAGGATTGAACTTGAGGGAATTGAGAGTGTTGTTATGTCACACCCTAAGATTATGAGGTCAATAGTTTCGGTAGATAAGACCTTATCACATCCAAGATTAATAAGTTTTCTAGAACCAATAGATAATCTTTCTATAGAGGATGAGGATAATATTATTGATGAGGTTAAGAGTTTGACAGAGAGTTTATTGCCGTTTTATATGGTTCCTTCCGAGTTTATGTTTATTGATAAAATTCCATTAACAGTTAATGGTAAAATTGACCATAAAGAATTATCAGAATTAAGTAAAACCTATTAA
- a CDS encoding acyl carrier protein, with translation MKSEELSVKSHKLWSDILSNEKINREEDFFDQGGTSLSLIELISKTKEHFSVSLKASDFEEGLSLEIYEGLILKSMNKEPQKVV, from the coding sequence ATGAAATCAGAAGAATTATCAGTAAAGAGTCACAAACTATGGAGTGATATATTAAGTAATGAAAAAATCAATAGAGAAGAAGATTTCTTTGATCAAGGAGGAACATCATTGTCTTTAATAGAATTAATATCTAAGACCAAAGAGCATTTCTCTGTTTCTTTAAAAGCAAGTGACTTCGAAGAAGGATTATCCCTTGAAATTTATGAAGGACTTATATTAAAATCAATGAATAAAGAACCACAAAAAGTAGTATAA
- a CDS encoding thioesterase II family protein, with product MKKQIKLFCLPYAGGSAKSIYSKWKESLDSAIELHPVELAGRGPRIGESLYSNVEEAVEDVISKIRNQITDCDYAIFGHSMGSILAYKVIQRINELKLPPPIHSFFSGRRAPHCPSRRPKPFSDMNTLELEKEIKELGGTPPEFFEYPELKNIFMPIIKSDFKIADTFVESSDIVMFNHEISVFVGKEEDVTNIEADEWMQHTRKKCSVEYFEGGHFFLLEEEEGHRVIDTINSCLINKHQYISM from the coding sequence ATGAAAAAACAGATAAAACTATTCTGCTTACCATATGCTGGTGGATCAGCAAAATCAATTTATAGTAAGTGGAAAGAGAGTTTAGATTCAGCTATTGAATTACATCCAGTAGAGTTAGCTGGTAGAGGACCAAGAATTGGAGAAAGTCTTTATTCAAATGTAGAAGAGGCAGTAGAAGATGTTATTTCTAAGATTAGAAACCAAATTACAGATTGTGATTATGCTATTTTTGGGCATAGTATGGGGTCAATTTTAGCATATAAAGTTATTCAGAGAATAAATGAACTAAAATTACCACCACCAATTCATTCCTTTTTCTCAGGGCGAAGAGCACCTCATTGTCCAAGTAGAAGGCCAAAACCTTTTTCAGATATGAATACATTAGAGCTTGAAAAAGAAATAAAGGAATTAGGAGGTACTCCTCCAGAGTTTTTTGAGTATCCAGAATTAAAAAATATTTTTATGCCTATTATTAAAAGTGATTTTAAAATTGCAGATACTTTTGTTGAATCATCAGATATAGTAATGTTTAATCATGAGATATCGGTTTTTGTGGGTAAAGAAGAGGACGTAACTAATATAGAAGCTGATGAATGGATGCAACATACAAGAAAAAAATGTTCAGTTGAATATTTTGAAGGAGGTCACTTCTTTTTATTAGAAGAGGAAGAAGGTCATAGAGTTATTGATACTATCAATAGCTGCTTAATAAATAAACATCAATATATAAGTATGTAA
- a CDS encoding chlorinating enzyme, producing MNSIEAPTREFKFSKKELEEFRKNGYAGPFTLYDSEDMNEITKKLRYSLLDRSNSVYEFNEDINEINDRANYDRHLDVPFLMDHIKQPKIVDKLTDVLGENVLCWRSEWFPKYPGDKGTDWHQVDTFEFSSGEPQLVWPQKEDFGGTITVWTALTDATIETACLKFMPGTHEELFYDESKGVDFDPDAIHDGFFGYDYQNLQKDSDWVPDESLAKSIEMKAGQFIIFWSTLMHASHSHLGKTNDMRLGFAARFVPDMVDVYPGNPKELTEFGSTVSLEKYRTVAVAGVNRNPNNIT from the coding sequence ATGAATAGTATAGAAGCACCAACAAGAGAATTTAAGTTTAGTAAAAAAGAATTAGAAGAATTCAGAAAGAATGGATATGCAGGACCATTTACCTTGTATGATTCAGAAGATATGAATGAAATAACAAAAAAACTTAGATATAGTTTATTAGATCGTTCAAATAGTGTGTATGAATTCAACGAGGATATTAACGAGATAAATGATAGAGCAAATTATGACCGTCATTTAGATGTTCCTTTTTTAATGGATCACATAAAACAACCTAAGATTGTAGATAAACTTACTGATGTTTTAGGAGAAAATGTTCTTTGTTGGAGGTCAGAATGGTTTCCAAAGTATCCAGGTGATAAAGGAACAGATTGGCATCAGGTAGATACATTTGAATTTTCTAGTGGAGAACCACAATTAGTATGGCCTCAGAAAGAAGACTTTGGAGGTACTATAACAGTATGGACAGCACTTACAGATGCAACTATAGAAACAGCATGTTTAAAGTTTATGCCAGGAACACACGAAGAATTATTTTATGATGAGAGTAAAGGAGTTGATTTTGATCCTGATGCGATTCATGATGGTTTTTTTGGGTATGATTATCAAAATTTACAAAAAGATTCAGATTGGGTACCAGACGAGTCATTAGCAAAATCGATAGAGATGAAAGCAGGACAGTTTATTATTTTCTGGTCTACTTTAATGCATGCTTCTCACTCTCATTTAGGAAAAACGAATGATATGCGACTTGGATTTGCTGCACGATTTGTGCCTGATATGGTTGACGTTTATCCAGGGAATCCTAAAGAATTAACTGAATTTGGAAGCACAGTTTCTTTAGAGAAGTATAGAACTGTTGCGGTTGCTGGAGTAAATAGAAATCCTAATAACATAACTTAA